In one window of Zingiber officinale cultivar Zhangliang chromosome 11A, Zo_v1.1, whole genome shotgun sequence DNA:
- the LOC122032849 gene encoding uncharacterized protein LOC122032849 has translation MHCSRHAQAGRNLIFGAWRLADSLLPSSMGQFTVRYEPMSCLFLVRQCRVPNAADPGLLPQSVTSSATLPSPVVVVFSARPDLNPSRLSAAATLLGKKMSKKEKKPSVFWIGARDALFDLETSKDILRREADLFKIPCLKVYDRDIMVSNIMLLLEDKKDLVGFNHCSCLEPACSCNLSENTRLKRKKKKKKNMNHNCNMKGNTFCLLHHRNHLSWLGSKFSRTRTSALLSDESLILLA, from the exons ATGCACTGCAGCCGTCATGCGCAGGCAGGCCGAAACCTCATCTTCGGCGCATGGCGGCTGGCCGACTCCCTCCTTCCCTCTTCGATGGGGCAGTTCACCGTGCGATATGAGCCGATGTCGTGCCTCTTCCTTGTGCGGCAGTGCCGCGTTCCGAATGCAGCTGATCCAGGGCTGCTGCCGCAGAGCGTCACCTCCAGCGCCACCTTACCATCTCCAGTCGTCGTCGTCTTCTCGGCACGACCGGATCTGAATCCTAGCCGACTGTCGGCAGCTGCCACGCTGTTGGGGAAGAAAATgtcgaagaaggagaagaagccaaGCGTGTTTTGG ATTGGAGCTAGAGACGCGCTCTTTGATTTGGAGACATCAAAGGATATTCTACGTcgagaggcgg ATTTGTTCAAAATTCCTTGCCTAAAGGTGTATGATAGGGACATAATGGTTAGCAATATTATGCTTCTCCTGGAAGACAAAAAG GATCTTGTTGGCTTTAATCATTGTTCATGTTTAGAGCCTGCTTGTTCTTGCAATCTTTCTGAAAATACTAGattaaaaaggaagaagaagaagaagaagaatatgaACCATAATTGCAACATGAAGGGAAATACATTCTGTTTGCTTCACCATAGGAATCATCTGTCATGGCTCGGTTCAAAATTCTCAAGGACACGAACATCAGCACTACTTTCAGATGAATCATTGATCTTGTTGGCTTGA